The following coding sequences lie in one Arachis hypogaea cultivar Tifrunner chromosome 4, arahy.Tifrunner.gnm2.J5K5, whole genome shotgun sequence genomic window:
- the LOC112794853 gene encoding uncharacterized protein, whose protein sequence is METFKKALKDYFVFEGKDVLYIKNEKHRLREACAAEDCPWLIFTYWNSASRCFQVKTLIDEHTCARDYGSNMADRGWVASKLIKRLLIHPDLKPRQAIDHMIEEYNVQLNYRMIARALKVAREMVIGNAWAQYGKVRDYLSEIHQSNPRSTALMEIIPQPEALPLFDRLYISLNASNKSFIQSCRPLIGRDGYFLKGYYGRQLLSAVGQDANNNFFVIAYDVVPNECKDTWKWFLTLLQDDLGLVTQHGWNFISDQQKGLELAIKKVMPNAHHRNCVLHIWKNFIKHFKDQQTKQMVWEATRCTTFQEFNACMEKMKKINLGAWEYLQRFDPALWTKAYFSHGPKVDNITNNMCEVWNAKIIEYRGKPILTMCEDLRCYLMRKMATHKKKLESYSGQLAPVQQKKL, encoded by the exons ATGGAAACGTTCAAGAAGGCTTTAAAAGACTACTTTGTATTTGAGGGAAAGGATgtgttatatattaaaaatgaaaagcATAGGCTGAGGGAAGCATGTGCTGCTGAGGATTGTCCATGGCTGATTTTCACATATTGGAATAGTGCTAGTAGGTGTTTCCAGGTGAAAACTTTGATAGATGAGCACACCTGTGCCAGAGACTATGGCAGCAACATGGCAGATAGGGGCTGGGTGGCATCGAAGCTCATTAAGAGACTACTAATCCATCCTGATTTGAAACCAAGGCAGGCAATAGATCACATGATTGAGGAGTATAATGTGCAACTTAACTATAGAATGATTGCGAGGGCCTTGAAAGTAGCTAGAGAGATGGTCATTGGTAATGCATGGGCACAGTATGGAAAGGTTAGAGACTACTTGAGTGAGATTCATCAGAGTAATCCCAGGTCCACAGCATTGATGGAGATAATACCACAACCTGAAGCCCTCCCATTATTTGATAGGTTATACATTAGCTTAAACGCTTCCAATAAGAGTTTCATTCAGAGTTGTAGGCCATTAATTGGCCGAGATGGCTATTTTTTGAAAGGGTATTATGGCAGACAATTACTGAGTGCAGTGGGCCAAGACGCAAACAACAATTTTTTTGTCATAGCATACGATGTTGTCCCTAATGAATGTAAGGACACCTGGAAGTGGTTCCTAACGCTGTTGCAGGATGATTTGGGGTTGGTGACACAACATGGATGGAATTTTATAAGTGATCAGCAGAAG GGGCTAGAGTTAGCTATCAAGAAAGTAATGCCTAATGCACACCATCGCAATTGTGTGCTACATATTTGGAAAAACTTTATCAAGCATTTCAAAGACCAGCAAACAAAGCAAATGGTATGGGAAGCAACAAGATGCACAACATTCCAGGAATTCAATGCATGCAtggagaaaatgaagaaaatcaaTCTTGGTGCATGGGAGTATTTACAGCGATTTGATCCGGCTTTGTGGACTAAAGCATATTTCAGTCATGGGCCGAAGGTGGATAATATAACCAACAACATGTGCGAGGTGTGGAACGCGAAGATCATAGAGTATCGGGGAAAGCCCATATTAACGATGTGTGAAGACTTGAGATGCTATTTAATGAGAAAAATGGCAACACATAAGAAGAAGCTTGAGAGTTATAGCGGTCAATTGGCACCAGTACAGCAGAAGAAACTTTAG